TAATGATATGCAATGTCAGGTCAACGAGGATCAATCAATTGATCTTCAATATATTTGTCCAGCTATCCATTCCAGTCGTAAGGGTGACTGTCGGACTTTTATTAATAGTTTATTACCGGCTAAAAAGTTAACTCCTAATAATGTTTTATTTGAAGATGATTCAAAAATATTAGATGATGTAATGACAGAATTATATGATATTGGGGAAAAATTAACCACAGAAATTAACTGGCAAAAAGGTGATATTCTGATGATTGATAACTGATAACTGATAACTGGTAACTGATAACTGATAACTGGTAACGCCAAATGACTTCTCCTCTTTATCAACAAATCGCACAATTTTACGATGCTTCAAGTGGACTGTGGGAGCAAGTTTGGGGTGAGCATATGCACCACGGTTATTATGGAAAAGCAGGGACTTATAAACTTAATCGTCGTCAAGCACAAATTGATTTAATAGAAGAATTATTGATTTGGGCTAATGTTAGTAACGTTAGCCATTTTATTGATGTCGGTTGTGGTATTGGAGGCAGTACCTTATATTTAGGGCAAAAATTCAATGCCCAAGGTCAGGGAATTACTCTATCCCCCGTACAAGAAGCTAGAGCCACCGAAAGAGCAAAAGATTTCAATTTACAACAACAGGTACAGTTTCAGGTTGCTGATGCCCTAAATATGCCCTTTGCAGACGATCAATTTGACTTAGTATGGTCTCTCGAAAGTGGGGAACATATGCCTGACAAGACAAAGTTCTTACAAGAGTGTTACCGTGTCCTGAAACCAGGAGGTACTTTAATTCTAGCTACTTGGTGTCATCGTCCGACAGAATCCTTGGCAGGGGAATTAACTGCTGATGAAAAACGGCACTTAGGGGAGATTTACCGAGTTTATTGTTTACCTTATGTGATTTCTTTGCCAGAATACCAAAAAATAGCTCAGGAGTGCGGATTTAATCAAATTTTAACTGATGATTGGTCAATAGCTGTTGCTCCTTTTTGGGATGGAGTGATTGAGTCTGCCTTCGATGCTCAGGCAATTATGGGACTGTTAAAAAGTGGCTGGCAGACCATTGAGGGGGCTTTATCCTTGGGGTTAATGCGTAGCGGGTATGAACGGGGTTTGATTCGCTTTGGGTTATTATCAGCAAATAAAAAATAGAAGATTACGAACAGCTTAGTTTAATATTATCAAAATAGTAAATTTAGAGATCCAATGAACAAAAAAATTTCAGATATCCAGATTTTGCGTGCTTTGGCTATCTTGTTTGTTTTATTACAGCATTTTAGCTTAACGCCCACCATAATTAATATATTTCCCGTTAAAATTACTCTACCACTATATATTGGCGTTGAACTATTTTTTGTGATTAGCGGCTATGTGGTTGCTCGCTCTTTTTTTTCAGGAACAAAAATAACCCCTATTTATTTTTATAGCAAAAGAATTTTCCGTATTTATCCTGCGTTATTTGTTTTTATCCTGCTTTGTTATTTATCCAATTTAATTTCCACTTCAATAAATTTGCCAGAGGGAGTTGTCGATATATTTTCTTTGCCCTGGGATAATTTATTGAAAAGATGTTTGAAAATTCTTTTAGGTATTTATATTAACAGTATTGATGCTTTAAATACCGAAGGAAATCCTTTAGCTTTTGGGGCAATGTGGAGTCTTTCAGTTGAATTTCAATTTTATACATTTGTCTTTTTACTAGGGTTAATACTGGTTTTTGTAACTAAAAATAATAAATATTTTATTGAAAACTTTTTTCTATTTTTATTTATATTTTTCTATATTTATATTTTGATTTCTCGATTAATGATTCTTTTTAATTATTCCACAAATTTGTTTATTAAAAACTATATTGTTTCTTATGATTTTGATTTTCTTTTGCTGGGTTTTGTCTTGGCAATTATACAAAAAAAAGAATGGATTTCTCCGAAATTTTTTCTACATAAAGAAAGTGCTATGTTTATGTCACCGATTTTATTAGTTATTCCTCTGTTTTTAACCTCAATCAGCGAATCTCCTTTTGCCAAAGAACAAATAATTATGGAAGGCATTTCTTCACCGATTATCGGACTATGCTTTACTATCCTAATTTATCTGGCCTCAACTTCGGGATGTTTTCCTGGGGAAAAATCTCGTTTGTACTCCGTCTTATCTTGGATTGGAGATAGAAGTTATACAATTTATTTATTTCATTTTCCTTTTTTTATCTTGATTTGGATTCTTTTTTATAAATTATTTCCCCTTGCTTTTAGTAATGATTGGAATTATGGTTTTGCACAAATGATAGTAACAGCTTTACTCTTAACTCCTTTCGTAGAATTTATCTATCGTTACCTTGAGTTGCCATTAATCGAATATTCCCATAAATTTATTTTTAAAAGATTACGTCCTTAGTCCACTACCACTTCCCTAGAAAGTCTTCCCAACACTCCTTGTTCACAGGGCAAACCCATTTAATTCTCTATGTTAATAATCGAAACTTAATGCAGAAAGTCTTAACAGAAGCAGCAGATAAAATAATTTATTACTCTTCTAAAAGCATTGGCGATCGCTGATTTTATCAATAAATTCAACTTATGTATAAATGAGTTTTGATTGATTATTATCATTAATCAAACTTTTTAACATGGCTTGAACACCCCTTGACGATTTGATCGTTTTTGTCGATTTTGCCCAAATTTGCGTGAAAATGAACTTTTGCCTTTTTTCAAAATGTGTTATGCTTATGTTAGATGGTATAAATCTGTCTAAAAATAAGCACTTAAAGCTGGAAACCTGCTATCTGACGTTGTTTTTTCTGATTTTTTCTTTCTCCTCCTCTAAAAATTATCACTCCCTCAGCAGGTGTGTTTATTAAAACATAGTTACTGATCATGATATTCCTCAACTATTTCATGAATTAAAATAACAGTATTTAAGTACCGAGAATCTAATGATAACTATTTAACTAATTATGCCTAAAGTTGATATTAAAAACCTTTATTATATTACCCATATTGAAAATATACCTTCAATCCTTGAGCGAGGAATTTTATCTCACCAAGAAGTAGAAAGACTAAATATTGATTTTACTCCTATTTATGATCATGAGATTGTTAGTAAACGCAAGGATAAATCAACTGGAGAAAATGATAGTCTATGGAACTATGCAAATCTTTATTTTCAACCTCGTAACCCAATGATGTATCGAGTTGTCCATGAAAAAGATACACGAAATATCGCAATTATAGCCGTTAAATCCAATGTTTTATCAGAAATAGGAGTTAGGGTTACGAATGGGAATGCAGCGAATAATGCAACCGAATTTTACCCATCATCAGAGGGAAGAAAAGTTTTAGAAAAAAATTGGAAAATCATACAAAATGATTGGTGGAATGACTCAGATGGTTCAAAACGCATCATCATGTCTGAATGCTTAGTTCCCAGGAAGATTAAATCTGATTTTATAGACTCAATTTTTGTTTGCGATCATCATACTCAAAGCAAAGTTAAGCAATTAATTAGTAATTCCAATATTCCTGTTATTCCTGAACCTACTTTATTTTTTAAACCTATTTCTTCTCAGCGAATTGGAACTAATATTTCCCTAATTGATGGGGATATGTTTTTCTCCAAAATGCACACTCTAACAATCAGTGTTAATCTTCAAGGTATTATGGGAAAAGGATTAGCTTCTAGAACAAAATATCAATTCCCTGATGTTTATGTTTTTTATCAAGATGCTTGTAGAAAAAACGAAATCACTGCGGTACAACCTTGTATTTATAAAAGAGAAACTTCTTTAGATCAAGAACTTGCTGATCTCACCTCACCATTGAATACTCCTAATTCTGTTAAGTGGTTTTTACTCTTTGCGACTAAACGTACATGGCGCGAAAATTCTCGATTAGAAGATATTGAAGGTGGATTAGATTGGCTGAGAAAAAATGCTAGACAACAAGGAATTAAATCTTTAGCATTGCCAGCTTTAGGATGTGGTTTAGGCAATTTAACTTGGTCTGATGTGGGACCTTTGATGTGTAGTTATTTACATGATATAGGAATTCATGTGGCAATTTATCTACCCCGTGAGGCTCAAATTTTACCTGAATATTTAGAAGAAAGCTATTTACTAAGAAATTTATCTTAAAATGTACAAGAAAAATATGTTGATGTATAAAAGCTATAATCGAAAAATTACTATTGCTGCGACAAAAGAAGGTAAAAGTATTAATCGTTGGATGGAGGAAGTCTTAACAAAAGCAGCAGATACGACTATTTATCCATCTTCTAAAAGCATTGGCGATCGCTGATTCTATTCATCAGTAGAACTTATGTATAGATGAGATTTGATTGATTATTATCATAAATCAAACTTTTTAATATGGCTTGAACACCCCTTGACGATTAGATCGTTTTTGTCGATTTTGACCAAATTTGCCTGAAAATGAAATTTTGCCTTTTTTCAAAATGTGTTATGTTTATGTTAGATGGTATAAATCTGTCTAAAAACAAGACATTAAAGCTGAAAACCCTCTATCTGACGTTGTATTTTCTATTTTTTTCTTTCTCCTCCTCTAAAAATTATCACTCCCTCGGCAGGGACGTAAGATAACACAAATTTACCAAAAACAATATTGATCAATAATTTCTTGAAGTATTGTTTATCAAGAATGAAAAATCGCTGGCACTACAACCCCTATCTAACCCCATGACTGCACCATTTACCCCCCAAGAAATTGCCACAGAAGGACTCAAACCCCAAGAATATGAAGACATAGTCAAACGTCTTGGCCGACACCCCAACAAAGCAGAATTAGGGATGTTTGGGGTCATGTGGTCAGAACACTGTTGTTACAAAAATTCTCGTCCTCTCCTCAAACAATTTCCCACCGAAGGCGATCGCATTTTAGTAGGCCCCGGAGAAAATGCAGGGGTTGTAGACTTAGGAGACGGATTAAGATTAGCCTTTAAAATTGAGTCCCATAATCATCCGTCTGCTGTCGAACCTTTTCAGGGTGCAGCAACAGGAGTAGGAGGAATTTTACGGGATATATTTACAATGGGTGCGCGTCCTATTGCCACTTTAAATTCCTTGCGGTTTGGGAACTTAGAAAATGCCAGAAACCGACGATTATTTACAGGAGTTGTTGAAGGAATCTCCCATTATGGTAATTGCGTTGGGGTCGCAACTGTTGGCGGTGAAATTTATTTTGATCCTGCTTACAATGGCAACCCGTTAGTTAATGCCATGGCCTTGGGTTTAATGGAGACAGAAGACATCGTTAAATCTGGAGCATCTGGAATTGGTAATCCTGTCTTATATGTAGGTTCAACTACGGGTAGAGATGGCATGGGTGGAGCCAGTTTTGCTAGTGCAGAATTAACCGATAAATCAATGGATGATCGTCCTGCAGTACAAGTTGGTGATCCTTTCTTAGAAAAATCATTAATTGAAGCTTGTTTAGAAGCTTTTAAAACGGGGGCAGTAGTAGCGGCCCAAGATATGGGTGCAGCAGGAATTACTTGTTCCACATCAGAAATGGCTGCTAATGGAGGAGTCGGCATTGAATTAGACTTAGATAAAATCCCTGTCAGAGAAACTGGAATGGTTCCCTACGAATACTTATTATCTGAGTCCCAAGAACGAATGTTATTTGTTGCTAAAAAAGGCAGGGAACAAGAATTAATAGATATTTTTCATCGTTGGGGACTGCAAGCAGTAGTCGCAGGAGAAGTCATAAGTGACCCCATTGTGAGAATTTTGTTTAAGGGAGAAATTGCTGCAGAAATTCCGGCTAATGCCTTGGCTGATAATACCCCAATTTATCATCGAGAGTTGCTAGAAACAGCCCCAGAATACGCCCAAAAAGCTTGGCAATGGACAGCAGAAAGTTTACCTGATTGTACAGCAGAAGGCATTGAGATTAAGGGAGAATTCAAAACCTGGAATGATGTACTTTTAACCCTATTAGATACCCCATCTATTGCCTCTAAAAAATGGGTTTATCGTCAATATGATCATCAAGTACAAAATAATACTGTAATGTTACCAGGAGGGGCAGATGCAGCAGTTATTCGTATTCGTCCTATTGAGGCGAAACCAGATACTTGTACAATAGGAGTAGCCGCTACAACTGACTGTAATTCCCGTTATGTTTATCTTGATCCCTTAGAAGGAGCAAAAGCTGCCGTTGCAGAAGCAGCAAGAAACCTTAGTTGTGTCGGTGCAGAACCTTTAGCTATTACGGATAATTTGAATTTTGGTAGTCCCGAAAATCCTATAGGATATTGGCAATTAGCTTTAGCTTGTCAGGGTATTTCGGAAGCTTGTCGAGAATTAAATACACCTGTTACCGGAGGCAATGTTTCCCTTTATAATGAGACAGTTGATAGCGCAGGAAACCCTCAACCAATTTATCCTACTCCAGTCATAGGCATGGTAGGATTAATTCCTGATATTACTAAAATTTGTGGACAAGGTTGGCAAAAAGAAGGGGATTTAATCTATTTATTAGGAATAGAAAATAAACCCACATTAGGCGCGTCGGAATATTTAGCTAATTTGCAGGAAATCATAGCAGGAAAACCGCCAAAAGTCAACTTTTATTTAGAAAAAGTAGTTCAAGAAACTTGTCGTTATGGTATTCGCAAAAGTTGGATAAAATCCGCTCATGATTGTGCAGAAGGTGGTTTAAGTGTTGCCTTAGCAGAATGTTGTATTAGTGGGGAACTAGGAGCAGAAATTGAGCTTAATTTTGATAATAAAATTCGTGTAGATGAATTTTTATTTGGGGAAGTAGCAGGACAAATTATTGTGTCTATTAGTCCCGAAAATCAAAGAGAATGGGAAGATTATTTAAACAAAAACTTAGTTAATAATTGGTCAAAAATAGGTCAAGTTAGTTTTAATAAGTTAAGTATTACCTTATCTGGTGATTTATCAGTAATTAATCTTCAAATTACACAAATGACTGAT
This genomic window from Aphanothece sacrum FPU1 contains:
- a CDS encoding methyltransferase domain-containing protein; translated protein: MTSPLYQQIAQFYDASSGLWEQVWGEHMHHGYYGKAGTYKLNRRQAQIDLIEELLIWANVSNVSHFIDVGCGIGGSTLYLGQKFNAQGQGITLSPVQEARATERAKDFNLQQQVQFQVADALNMPFADDQFDLVWSLESGEHMPDKTKFLQECYRVLKPGGTLILATWCHRPTESLAGELTADEKRHLGEIYRVYCLPYVISLPEYQKIAQECGFNQILTDDWSIAVAPFWDGVIESAFDAQAIMGLLKSGWQTIEGALSLGLMRSGYERGLIRFGLLSANKK
- a CDS encoding acyltransferase family protein; amino-acid sequence: MNKKISDIQILRALAILFVLLQHFSLTPTIINIFPVKITLPLYIGVELFFVISGYVVARSFFSGTKITPIYFYSKRIFRIYPALFVFILLCYLSNLISTSINLPEGVVDIFSLPWDNLLKRCLKILLGIYINSIDALNTEGNPLAFGAMWSLSVEFQFYTFVFLLGLILVFVTKNNKYFIENFFLFLFIFFYIYILISRLMILFNYSTNLFIKNYIVSYDFDFLLLGFVLAIIQKKEWISPKFFLHKESAMFMSPILLVIPLFLTSISESPFAKEQIIMEGISSPIIGLCFTILIYLASTSGCFPGEKSRLYSVLSWIGDRSYTIYLFHFPFFILIWILFYKLFPLAFSNDWNYGFAQMIVTALLLTPFVEFIYRYLELPLIEYSHKFIFKRLRP
- a CDS encoding DarT ssDNA thymidine ADP-ribosyltransferase family protein; translated protein: MPKVDIKNLYYITHIENIPSILERGILSHQEVERLNIDFTPIYDHEIVSKRKDKSTGENDSLWNYANLYFQPRNPMMYRVVHEKDTRNIAIIAVKSNVLSEIGVRVTNGNAANNATEFYPSSEGRKVLEKNWKIIQNDWWNDSDGSKRIIMSECLVPRKIKSDFIDSIFVCDHHTQSKVKQLISNSNIPVIPEPTLFFKPISSQRIGTNISLIDGDMFFSKMHTLTISVNLQGIMGKGLASRTKYQFPDVYVFYQDACRKNEITAVQPCIYKRETSLDQELADLTSPLNTPNSVKWFLLFATKRTWRENSRLEDIEGGLDWLRKNARQQGIKSLALPALGCGLGNLTWSDVGPLMCSYLHDIGIHVAIYLPREAQILPEYLEESYLLRNLS
- a CDS encoding toxin-antitoxin system HicB family antitoxin, with product MYKSYNRKITIAATKEGKSINRWMEEVLTKAADTTIYPSSKSIGDR
- the purL gene encoding phosphoribosylformylglycinamidine synthase subunit PurL, which codes for MTAPFTPQEIATEGLKPQEYEDIVKRLGRHPNKAELGMFGVMWSEHCCYKNSRPLLKQFPTEGDRILVGPGENAGVVDLGDGLRLAFKIESHNHPSAVEPFQGAATGVGGILRDIFTMGARPIATLNSLRFGNLENARNRRLFTGVVEGISHYGNCVGVATVGGEIYFDPAYNGNPLVNAMALGLMETEDIVKSGASGIGNPVLYVGSTTGRDGMGGASFASAELTDKSMDDRPAVQVGDPFLEKSLIEACLEAFKTGAVVAAQDMGAAGITCSTSEMAANGGVGIELDLDKIPVRETGMVPYEYLLSESQERMLFVAKKGREQELIDIFHRWGLQAVVAGEVISDPIVRILFKGEIAAEIPANALADNTPIYHRELLETAPEYAQKAWQWTAESLPDCTAEGIEIKGEFKTWNDVLLTLLDTPSIASKKWVYRQYDHQVQNNTVMLPGGADAAVIRIRPIEAKPDTCTIGVAATTDCNSRYVYLDPLEGAKAAVAEAARNLSCVGAEPLAITDNLNFGSPENPIGYWQLALACQGISEACRELNTPVTGGNVSLYNETVDSAGNPQPIYPTPVIGMVGLIPDITKICGQGWQKEGDLIYLLGIENKPTLGASEYLANLQEIIAGKPPKVNFYLEKVVQETCRYGIRKSWIKSAHDCAEGGLSVALAECCISGELGAEIELNFDNKIRVDEFLFGEVAGQIIVSISPENQREWEDYLNKNLVNNWSKIGQVSFNKLSITLSGDLSVINLQITQMTDYWANAIERRLKNHEL